The region GCGAACCCAAGGCTAGGGCCGGTGGGTTGAAAGGGCGGTCAAGCGACCCCATTGGAGTGGATTTGGTAATTTTCCCAAGTTCAGATGTTGGAGAATATTGTCCTTTTGTGAGCCCATAAATACGATTGTTGAACAGCATAATATTGATGTCCATATTTCTTCGAATTAAATGAATCGTATGGTTCCCGCCAATAGAAAGTGCGTCTCCATCCCCCGTTACCACCCAAACTGAAAGGGACGAATTTGCTAATTTTACACCGGATGCAATGGCGGTCGCCCTGCCATGAATGGTGTGAAATCCAAATGTATTCATATAATATGGGAAACGGCTTGAGCAGCCAATTCCGGATATAAAAACAAACTCTTCTTTCTTCCTTCCAAACGTTGGGAATGTCTTTTGTACTTGAGCTAAAACCGCATAATCGCCACACCCGGGACACCAACGGACGCCCTGGTCAGAAGTATAATCTTGTCGGGATTGAGCCGGTGCTATCTGTTGTTCTGCCATATTTATTTCACCAATTCTTTTACTGCGGTTACAATTTCTCCGACGCTATAAGGTCTTCCTCTTACCAAGTTTAGCCCCTTTGCGTCCACAAGATATTCCCCTCGGATTATTTTAATCAGCTGACCATAATTGATTTCGGGGATCAGAATATTATTATACTTTATCAGGATTGCTCCTAAATCTTTAGGCAAAGGATTTATCCAACGAAGGTGACAATGTCCAACTTTTGATTTTTCTTTCAAAAGGATTTCAGTCGCAGCTTTTGCAGATCCATATGTCCCACCCCAACTTAATATTAATACATCACCACTTGTGTCTCCAAAAATAGGAGTTTTTGGAATTTCGTTCACAATACCGGCTATTTTCTCAGCACGTAGTGTTGTCATTGTATGGTGATTCACAGGATCATAGCTCACATTCCCGGTTATATTTTCTTTTTCCAGACCGCCAATGCGATGCTCAAGCCCTGGAGTTCCTGGAATAGCCCACGGACGACGAAGGGTTTTCTTGTCTCTCTCGTAAGGATGAAATGGTTCATTTTCTGAAGAAGTATGATAATTCGCTTTGAATTTTTCCAAAGATTCAACGTCAGGTATTTTCCATGGTTCCGATCCATTTGCGAGATAACCATCCGTTAACAAGATTATCGGAGTCATGTATTTAACTGCAACCATGGCTGCTTCGTAGGCTGCATAAAAACAATCTCCCGGTGTCTGTGCTGCGATCACCGGAAGGGGAGCGTCGCCATTCCTTCCATACATAGCCTGAAAAAGATCAGACTGCTCAGTTTTGGTTGGTAGTCCGGTACTCGGCCCGCCCCTTTGCACATTAACAATAACAAGCGGCAATTCAGCGATGATGGCAAGACCAATGGCTTCTCCTTTAAGTGCAATTCCCGGACCTGAACTGGCAGTAACGGCAAGATTTCCGGCGAATGCTGCGCCGATTGCTGCTGTAATCCCTGCGATTTCATCTTCCGCCTGAAATGTTTTAATCCCATAATTCCGCCAAACTGCGAGCTGATGTAAAATTTCAGATGCCGGTGTAATCGGGTAGCCACCATAAAAAAGAGGAATCCCGGAATGTTTTGCCGCAGCTGCTAATCCAATACAAGTGGCAAGATTTCCTGTCACATTTCGATATGTACCTGAAGGAAGATTCGCTTTATCTACTTTAAAACGAGTGGTAAAAATTTCTGTTGTTTCTCCATAATTGTACCCCGCATTCAGTGCCTTTGAATTTGCTTCAACTAATTCCGGCCGAGATCCAAATTTCTTTTCTAAATATTGCAAAGTAGATTTCAAGGGACGGTCAAACATCCAAAAACATACGCCGAGTGCAAAAAAATTCTTGGTACGATCTACCAGTTTGGGTTTAAGTCCCAAGCCTTCACAAGAATTTTTTACCATTTCACTCATTT is a window of Candidatus Neomarinimicrobiota bacterium DNA encoding:
- a CDS encoding 2-oxoacid:acceptor oxidoreductase subunit alpha → MPKNLEQKERVVIRFAGDSGDGMQLTGTRFTETSGMIGNDIATLPDYPAEIRAPAGSVAGVSAFQLQFSSTDIHTPGDYPDVLIAMNPAALKVHLQDLPRGGYLIVNENAFTAKNLKFAGYKDNPLKDGSLEPYLLLSIKMSEMVKNSCEGLGLKPKLVDRTKNFFALGVCFWMFDRPLKSTLQYLEKKFGSRPELVEANSKALNAGYNYGETTEIFTTRFKVDKANLPSGTYRNVTGNLATCIGLAAAAKHSGIPLFYGGYPITPASEILHQLAVWRNYGIKTFQAEDEIAGITAAIGAAFAGNLAVTASSGPGIALKGEAIGLAIIAELPLVIVNVQRGGPSTGLPTKTEQSDLFQAMYGRNGDAPLPVIAAQTPGDCFYAAYEAAMVAVKYMTPIILLTDGYLANGSEPWKIPDVESLEKFKANYHTSSENEPFHPYERDKKTLRRPWAIPGTPGLEHRIGGLEKENITGNVSYDPVNHHTMTTLRAEKIAGIVNEIPKTPIFGDTSGDVLILSWGGTYGSAKAATEILLKEKSKVGHCHLRWINPLPKDLGAILIKYNNILIPEINYGQLIKIIRGEYLVDAKGLNLVRGRPYSVGEIVTAVKELVK